In Lolium perenne isolate Kyuss_39 chromosome 5, Kyuss_2.0, whole genome shotgun sequence, the sequence CACTGTATATGTCTTTAACAGAGCTCCTCCTGTTTCCGTAAAAAAAAATGTCTTTAACAGAGAGAAAAGCGAAGAAGATGCAGCTGTGGGGCTAGAACAAGACTGAAACCGCGACGAATGCATTCCTGCAATTCAAATGACTGTGCCAATCCGACATGTTtccttcaattttcatatttctAGAGGAGCTAAAAAAAACTCAAAAGCCAAACTTTTAACGAATTCGGACAAATCTTAGAAGAGTCCCACCTATGTCTCTTGTGGTTGGAAGCATTTATCAGAGAAGTTCAAAACAAGCTGCTTCATTTTTATTATTTAGAACTTCAGGTGCGAAGAAATGTTAGAGGAGTTCAAGTTTCTAAAATCCAAAATACTCGTACAAGTTTTAACACGATTTGGAGTAGTTTgttcctcttctcctcttctcCTCTTCTCATCTCAAGgaaaaagaggaacacaccattTCTACTAAGTCTCGGTGAAACTGGGAATTTGCCCTCTTGACAAAATATAGGAAATCCAATCCAGGCTACCTGGGATACCATTCTGCATCGCAGATTTACTTTTCCGAGCCTGGGTTCCACAGGCACGTCACACATACAACAAGTGAACAACAACACACATCGAGATGAGACGAGTTCACCAGCCAAGCGCCGGCAACGGCTGGGCTCGAGGACGACCTGGCGCGACCATGTTCCCGGCGGGGTCGTAGTTGATGACACCGGAGAAGTCCGGGAGCTGGCACTTGCCCCCCATGAGGATCCCTTTCTGCCACACGCACGGAGGCGGCGACGCGTCGCCACCAAAGCCGACGCCAGGCTGCACCTGGTGGATGCTGACGATTACCGGGTCCGTCCTACGGCGGCTCACGCTCGCCAGAGCGCGCCGCAGCCGCTCCTTCGCCGCCTCCCCTGCGCCGGAGTGCGACGCGCACATCGCTAGCGCCAGCGCGCACACAGCCAGGAACGCAGCCACCGCCGGCACCGCGGCCGCGATCATGCCGTGGTCGTGCAGGAAGGCGAGGTGGCGCGAGGCCGCGGGCATGGCGGCGGCGATCGCGCGGTGCAGGCCGAGATGGCGGGGCATTGCGCGGTAGTGTTGCTTGCCTGGGGTGGTGAGGTCAAGAACTGCCTGAGTGAGCTGGTGGCTTCTGTTGCGCTATGCTTCTTGGGGCGTGCAAGTTCGGTTCTCGTATATATATAGGTGAGCTGAAGTAGGTCGTttttcggaaattcaattcggctcccgggtgcatatgctccctataccaaaaaattatattttgagTTGTCGAAAAATTttaacaaaaaattctacatgtacatcttcataatatatgtgcattcgtcaagtttcacgaaaaatcaatattttttgtggtctatgtaaaaaagaggaaATTTATCGTGTAAAAAGCATTGTTTTTAGGActgaattttctcttttttacacactTCACATGGAAAgtccattttttatgaaacaactttgtgagcacgtatcacgtgaagatgtacgtgcgaattttttattttaatttttttgaaattcaaaatatgtgtaagatgaaattcaaaatagagggagcatatgctcccatgtttcaAAACACCACTCGTTTTCCGAGATTTATTGGTGGAGTCGTTTACGTGATTATATCCAACGGCTGCATTAGCATGGAGTTGGTGCGGTTTGCAGAGTGGTTTGCTAGCTCTGCAAGTCCCAACTATACTAACTGAACCATCTCAGCTCCAGGCCTTGCAGATTCAGTGGACTGCCAAGGTTGGCAACTTCTTTTTGGCCgtagcatgtaatgtaaaatgaaaAGCTGGAATGTTTTTATATGCAGTTGGAAGTGTGCTTTGTTGAAGTAACTGACATTCTTTTTGTGTGTTATTTCTTTTCAGAAAGCCATTTTTATTAAGACAGTCAAAAGTTACAAAAAAATTAGAACAATCCAGGTGGCATGCCTGTTTATTCTTAATAGATAGGCAGAGCTCCTCTTTGTTGAATTAACTCACATTATTAGTGTTTCTATTTCTTGTTAGAAAGTCATTTTTATTAAGACACTCAAAAGTTCATTTTTTACTGTAGAACAATCCAGGTGACATGCATGTTTATTCCTAATAGATAGGCGGAGCTCCTGCCCAATCATGATAACAGCCTACATAATTTTTATTCCATCCCCAATCAACAGGTTCTATAACTTGAGGTTGTATTGCGGTGCTCCGAGGTAACAATTGACGGTAGCAGCTAATACAAGGTATAAATGATAAACCAATGCGGGCACAAACGAAAATTCTAAGCTAAGTAGTATAATAATCTTACATTTTTATAACTCTCAGTATATCTTACGGTCTCTGCGGCTCAACCTTATGCTCAGGCAGAACTTTCTCCTTCAGGATCCTGAGGGCTTCACCAATCCCATCCTGGGACGATATCAATCAATGAGAAAAAACTGTTAAAACTTTGAGGCTTTCTAAATGAAAAATAAATGGTCAGTACTACGGAAACAACAACTGTAGAGTGCCACTGAGCAAACACACCTCAGAAGCAAGTCGGTTAGCAATTCTGGTTGCCTGAGCCTTAATCTCAGGTGATAATGC encodes:
- the LOC139831233 gene encoding uncharacterized protein codes for the protein MPRHLGLHRAIAAAMPAASRHLAFLHDHGMIAAAVPAVAAFLAVCALALAMCASHSGAGEAAKERLRRALASVSRRRTDPVIVSIHQVQPGVGFGGDASPPPCVWQKGILMGGKCQLPDFSGVINYDPAGNMVAPGRPRAQPLPALGW